From a region of the Salvelinus alpinus chromosome 2, SLU_Salpinus.1, whole genome shotgun sequence genome:
- the LOC139568233 gene encoding CMRF35-like molecule 1, whose amino-acid sequence MRILLIVILLSFMTGCLSSFKVTGYSGGTVIIYCHYSTEERSHDKYFCNGTKWTYICDKKITTLRKNTWAHSGRFSLYDITGGHYFKVIIRQLTRQDEGTYWCGVDKPTAPDSYTEVELDVKKGDCCEKSVTETAYLGGEATIRCNYPEDHKDSTKYFCKESNDFRTCVNMISAYQTTAKAGRFSVSDNRRERFSTVTIRDLTEDDTGTYWCGVETSRKKQRYITLITQVKLRVLMAPTTATTDQPTTKLIPSSSLNGSGTSVVIMVSVSLVVLLLVISLIIVYRWKYNKATGSVSSTHRVSPDTGNNEGGCHGDGDYEEIKERPLRSDSGAATSTIYTTTNLPTSHSDSLHYASVNFHKNPSGPNEATDTITKEGSCPNETTAAITTEGTSSCDYATVNKSPAYSTVNHPHSCSEAPPIYSTISKPRHTCVTGDQSQDTYTHCRPITRDIF is encoded by the exons ATGAGGATCCTGCTGAtagtcatcctcctctccttcatgacAG GTTGTTTGAGCTCCTTCAAAGTGACAGGATACTCTGGAGGAACTGTCATCATCTACTGTCATTATTCCACAGAAGAAAGAAGTCATGACAAATATTTCTGTAATGGAACAAAGTGGACTTATATTTGTGATAAGAAGATAACTACTCTGAGGAAGAACACCTGGGCACACAGTGGTAGATTCTCTCTGTATGACATCACTGGAGGACACTACTTCAAGGTGATCATCAGACAACTGACCAGACAAGATGAAGGGACCTACTGGTGTGGAGTGGACAAACCTACTGCACCTGACAGTTATACCGAGGTAGAGCTGGATGTGAAGAAGG GTGACTGCTGTGAGAAGTCAGTCACAGAGACGGCCTACCTGGGAGGAGAAGCTACCATCAGATGCAACTATCCAGAGGACCATAAGGACAGCACCAAGTATTTCTGCAAGGAAAGCAATGACTTCAGGACTTGTGTTAATATGATCTCTGCTTACCAGACAACTGCAAAAGCTGGTCGTTTCTCTGTGTCTGACAACAGAAGAGAGAGATTCTCCACAGTGACCATCAGGGACCTGACTGAAGATGATACTGGGACCTACTGGTGTGGAGTAGAAACCAGCAGGAAAAAACAACGTTACATTACACTGATCACACAGGTGAAGCTACGTGTTTTAA tggCACCAACCACCGCAACAACAGACCAACCCACAACTAAATTAATCCCATCATCATCACTCAACGGATCTG gtACCTCAGTTGTCATCATGGTGTCTGTTAGTCTGGTAGTGTTACTGCTGGTGATCAGCCTGATCATAGTCTACAGATGGAAATACAACAAGGCCACag GATCTGTCTCTTcaacacacagagtgagtccagacacaggaaacaatgaAGGG ggttGTCATGGTGACGGTGACTATGAAGAGATAAAGGAGCGCCCCCTAAGGTCAGACTCAGGCGCTGCGACCTCCaccatctacaccaccaccaaCTTACCCACAAGTCACTCTGACTCTCTCCACTACGCCAGCGTCAACTTCCACAAGAACCCCAGTGGCCCCAACGAAGCCACTGACACCATCACTAAAGAGGGCAGCTGCCCCAATGAAACCACCGCTGCCATTACTACAGAGGGCACTTCATCATGTGACTATGCTACTGTGAACAAAAGCCCCGCCTACTCTACTGTCAATCATCCACACAGCTGCTCTGAGGCACCTCCCATCTACTCCACAATCAGcaaacccagacacacttgtGTCACTGGCGACCAATCACAAGATACATACACTCACTGTCGACCAATCACAAGAGACATATTTTAA
- the LOC139541661 gene encoding location of vulva defective 1-like — translation MLSPAVSSQLLGDRSSLVSVCFCFTSLCVVESVITKVTGVVGGQVTIQCSYADTWFVKSIDKYFCRKKCDSYNDILVQTQNNKNYIERGRYAIHDNRYGDFTVTIKNLMKTDSGTYWCGVERYGPDTYQEVHLTVTDAPPKPSTVTSRPHFSTNLPNLSATLSNISTTFLTSGEISVHSSSRADPTLDSPGAGQSQRAGLMVWTSVGLVVMVTVLGLVLLLFYRQRRGTRRTPPPVSSNTQPDPTGEVDCVYEEIREADRQTDTLPVVICVVYSTVKSPTYPAGQASTTYPAGQDPTTYPADQVSTTYPAGQASTTYPAGQVSTTYPADQVSTTYPAGQASTTYPAGQVSTTYPAGQVSTTYPADQVSTTYPAGQTSTTYPAGQASTTHPADQASTTYSACQPSTYPAGQTSTTYPAGHPTSVSHCDIYANASCHKDDINPSYSTADQPASLIYSSVDLPTDFRVSSRPPTASGSQDDSIYSTAQPPKDTVESTRYPAVDLSKDTPEDTIYSTAQLPKDTVESTRYPAVHLSKDTPEDAIYSTAQLPKDTVESTRYPAVDLSKDTPEDTIYSTAQLPKDTVESTRYPAVHLSKDTPEDAIYSTAQLPKDTVVVYNLYKRCIQNDILLSFLIWTLVKGSVL, via the exons ATGTTATCTCCTGCTGTCTCCTCTCAG TTGTTGGGGGACAGGTCCTCTTTAGTGAGCGTGTGTTTCTGTTTTACATCTCTCTGTGTTGTGGAGTCAGTCATCACCAAAGTGACTGGAGTTGTTGGGGGACAGGTCACAATTCAGTGTTCATATGCAGATACATGGTTTGTAAAAAGCATTGACAAGTACTTCTGTAGGAAGAAATGTGACAGTTACAATGACATTCTGGTTCAAACTCAGAACAACAAGAACTATATTGAGAGAGGAAGATACGCCATACATGACAATAGATATGGAGACTTCACTGTGACCATCAAGAACCTGATGAAGACAGACTCTGGAACCTACTGGTGTGGAGTGGAGAGATATGGCCCAGACACATACCAAGAGGTGCATCTCACAGTTACAGATG CTCCTCCTAAACCATCAACTGTAACCTCCAGACCTCATTTCTCCACAAACCTCCCAAACCTCTCTGCAACATTATCTAACATCTCTACAACGTTTTTGACATCTGGAGAAATCAGTGTTCACTCTTCGTCAAGAGCAG atCCTACATTGGACTCTCCTGGTGCAGGACAGAGTCAGAGGGCTG GTTTGATGGTGTGGACCAGTGTTGGTCTGGTAGTCATGGTGACAGTGTTAGGACTGGTCCTGCTCCTGTtctacagacagaggagaggaaccaggAGAACACCACCACCAGTCTCCTCCAACACACAACCTGACCCTACTGGAGAG GTTGACTGTGTGTATGAGGAgatcagagaggcagacagacagacagacacactccctGTGGTCATCTGTGTAGTCTACTCTACTGTCAAATCACCAACCTACCCTGCTGGTCAAGCCTCTACAACCTACCCTGCTGGCCAAGACCCAACAACCTACCCTGCTGACCAAGTCTCTACAACCTACCCTGCTGGCCAAGCCTCTACAACCTACCCTGCTGGCCAAGTCTCTACAACCTACCCTGCTGACCAAGTCTCTACAACCTACCCTGCTGGCCAAGCCTCTACAACCTACCCTGCTGGCCAAGTCTCCACAACCTACCCTGCTGGCCAAGTCTCTACAACCTACCCTGCTGACCAAGTCTCTACAACCTACCCTGCTGGCCAAACCTCTACAACCTACCCTGCTGGCCAAGCCTCTACAACCCACCCTGCTGACCAAGCCTCTACAACATACTCTGCTTGTCAACCATCTACCTACCCTGCTGGCCAAACCTCTACAACCTACCCTGCTGGCCATCCTACCAGTGTCTCACACTGTGACATCTATGCTAACGCTAGCTGCCACAAAGATGATATAAATCCAAGCTATTCTACTGCAGATCAACCCGCTTCTCTCATCTACTCTAGTGTGGATCTACCTACAGATTTTAGAGTCTCTTCAAGACCTCCAACAGCCAGTGGATCCCAGGATGATTCCATCTACTCTACAGCCCAGCCACCTAAAGATACTGTAGAATCTACAAGATACCCTGCTGTAGACCTCTCTAAAGACACTCCAGAAGACACCATCTACTCTACAGCCCAGCTACCCAAAGATACTGTAGAATCTACAAGATACCCTGCTGTACACCTCTCTAAAGACACTCCAGAAGATGCCATCTACTCTACAGCCCAGCTACCCAAAGATACTGTAGAATCTACAAGATACCCTGCTGTAGACCTCTCTAAAGACACTCCAGAAGACACCATCTACTCTACAGCCCAGCTACCCAAAGATACTGTAGAATCTACAAGATACCCTGCTGTACACCTCTCTAAAGACACTCCAGAAGATGCCATCTACTCTACAGCCCAGCTACCCAAAGATACTGTAGTAGTATATAATCTCTACAAGAGATGCATCCAAAATGACATCCTATTATCTTTCCtcatatggaccctggtcaaaggcagtgttCTATAG